The Aedes albopictus strain Foshan chromosome 1, AalbF5, whole genome shotgun sequence genomic interval caggaattactgaagaaatcccaaagggaatgcatgaaaaaaatcccggaaataatctttcaaggaataccagcAACGATTCCGGGacgtataaggactgttcattttataaagaggacaccttatttgtgtgatatcttttttatttttcaataaaatcattatcggttttttgcataaatttccatagctattctacagtgtaggaaaaatataacattatacaaattgtccttagttatggaactgaagcggttttcgttaaaactcaataaaaccccatttctcaaaattctacacaactttccacatacataactttaaaattttcatgaacttttcaatgtgttgggatctaatactattcttctaaaggtagagtgtaatagttgatcagtagtaatgcaccaagcattatacagcttgatatagtgagttggcttgttatcaatgaaattgataaaaaatacttatttaagtccagtgaagcaataacactacggaattagttcaaaatttgtccagtatagaagagaattgcattctaaatgataccgaagaaaaatatgctttaaagtacattcttcatcatgaatttaatatttaatgatggccataatgaaaaattgcatactttttgctccataaatgcaagtttttgattctagagaagcttattattatttattttcagcaaggtctgaccctatgtgattatataccttatttgaaaataactacatgttaatttttattttcgacatcattgttaagttgtatttgcaatagagtacatcgttatttagaagaaccttcatagaacgaagcggttttatctccggtaactgccatgaagcacagtaaccaagccaacaatgctatcaagaagcagttttctgcatttgaaattgcattattagtactttcgactagattcATTGAAAACactaaaaatttaatatttttatacatttttgttgaacaaataaattttattcagaaaatcgagtccaatttgtaacttCAATATCTCAACAaacattattccgattaggtttatattttgccagaatatgtatcactcaaactgctgcagcatggcaaacacttttttgccattaaaaacgatacaccgacgttttacagaaattttgtgtttatctttagtttttgggaattgaaaaattgatctctcgaaacactttgccacatttctatgaagttcaataattttaaaccaatttatttatggttattatctgttaatataatgtactgaacaactaaccaaggctgctcaaatttgaactacgcgttttctttttatagccttgcaaagttgtcctctttataaaatgaacagtccttacctgatagaattccactaggatttttttcctgccctgttggggaaattaagctactgcgtccaataggctgaactttagTGGCTGAAGAAGCcccgtaaagaattcctgaaggcacctcgagaaaatttcatctcacttatTCATCCTACTCTCTACCCTCTAACTTACCGACTTCTCTGCCCTGTATCCCAAACCTCTATCCTATGCTCTATCATAACCcttaaccctaccatctgccctaccctctagcCTATCTTTTATCATAATccctaccctatcctctactctACCTTCTACCGTACCCTTTATTCCAACCCATCATCATACTCCTAATACTGTGCTTaaggctaactggaaaccccaACCCCTTCGTAAGgagtgggttgatgaggtctccaatAAGGAGAAGTGGAGAGTTAGGTGCGggaagctgcgtacgcagctcaagcgtgggagttCCAGTCCACACCCgggcaagccagccggtgaagCGTGGAGCGTGGTTGCTGAAGACCGtcaaccaaaacaaaaaaaagagaACTGCCTGCAATTGAGGTGACTAAGCAGCAGCTtggctttgcgtccacgaagttgaATATCAGCCAGGACTTGAagttgaagttgatcatcaatattaacttcttttctcgatcagcctagatagctgtgtagtgtcggtagcgattgtctcaattggctaagaataacactacggaccgcctgttccggtggtaagaatccaccaacaggtgacccctaattcatggtgtgatgcggctttatgcttaccgtgcctaggaatgaatggctaggggggtctaataaaaacctaaccgctaacggagcctgtggagtaccagggcgccctccacagtatgtagcccttactgcgctaaccggagcaatgttgcagtggaccttgtgtttctccgagacaatcagctgcccttctttagtctcacttgaggctaaataagggcgggattatgaagatgttgttaattagtttaaattttcacctatatggtttcgcattatgcgatttacacagtgtattctgtgtatcctcgcctttggcgttttccaatcgataccgatttggttttattgttgctgttctttgttgtgctgctgttgcgaagagtttaatcttacctagtttgggtagtggctacggttaggatagctcagatcaatcttcagcataaaagaacagcaacgatcaatctttgcagacttatgcaaaatggtacagcccaagtggccttggtacaagaaccttactttcgtaagggaaatttctatctaggaaaccttgtgaacccggtgtttgccactttcagtaaacatgaaatggcaaactcgcgtgtcatgcctcgagcctgtgtgcttgtcaacaacgcaatagttgctacactcatctctgaactaaccaccagagatgtatgtgctatcacatttgatgtatctgttggaaacctcaacaggaaatacgtctattgttctgtgtatttaccacatgatgaaccatcccctacggatgctttcaaacaagtcatcgcatactgcacttcaaaaggccttccgctaattgttggcagtgatgctaatgctcaccatatcatctggggcagctcagacattaacttgagaggctccagtttgatggagtacttaagtagtacagatcttgcattgcttaacataggcaaccgcccaaccttcatggtatctgctagagaggaagtgttagatataacgctttgctctagcagaattagtcacgagctgaccaattggcatgtgtcagatgaagaatctttatctgaccatcgctatatcttttttgaacatttaaatgttacttcgcaaacattgcgtttcaggaatcctcggtcaacaaactgggatctttatactgatttggttgcagccaaatttcatggatattcaccatccattgacactccaagtgatttagatgatgccgttgatactacaacgaccttcatcatggaagcttttgaagaagcatgccctctacggtctgtgaagatcacaagaggaaccccttggtggaactctgatctggcgaaactcaggaaacaatgtagaaagagttggaacagacgacgttcggctggttcggaggctttcaggtcggctcgcaaggcctacaggaaagctctccggtctgctgaacgatccggctggaaaaacctttgtacaaatgtttccagcttgagtgaagtcagtcggttaaacaaaatccttgcgaaatctaaggatttccgggtgaacgaacttcgtttgccaaatggcgatctgacttcctctgatgaggaagttctggaataaaagaaaatcgggttaagtacggttcctttgaattccactaagaatttgcatcctttgacagatacgtatttcgacctcaactgtaaggtcgtcttcagtgtcttgtacttgactcgactgagtacaagacactgaagacgaccttacagttgaggtcgaaatacgtatctgtcaaaggatgcaaattcttagtggaattcaaaggaaccgtacttaacccgattttcttttatttacagatattcccctaacaagcccaggttaatcatcatcagttctggaatgcttattcagcacacacttccctggatgtgtggatattacatcttcggatgatcctgatgtcttttcttgtagttatgattctttagcttcggctcggagtattgtaactatagaatcgattgagtgggctcttaatagctttgctcctttcaaatctcctggggcagatgggatttatcctattctgcttcagaagggatttgattatttcaaacatgttttgaaaaaactacttgtttgcagttttgctacagggtatattcccaaatcctggagggatattactgtaaagtttattccgaaagtgggtcgtgcgtcgtatgaagaagcaaagagtttcagacctatcagtttgacctcttttcttctgaaatgcttagaacgcattgtggatcatcatatccgtgatgttcatctggccaacgtgcctcttcatgtgaaccaacatgcctaccaatctggtaagtccactgtgactcttttacacaaggttgtttacgatatcgagaaagcattcgctcaaaagcaatcttgtttgggtgttttcttagatatcgagggtgcctttgacaacgtgcctttcgatgccatattggaagccgcacggagtcatgatgatttccaattggattcaccaaatgctcaaaaaccgatatctcttctcgacattgcgtctagcagggattaggaaattgagtgtttgtggatgcccccaagggggagtcttatcaccgcttttgtggaatctcgtagcagatacgctattgaggcaactcaataatagcggttttcctacttatggttttgccgacgactacctaacattgttagttggtatgtgcatcagcactcttttcgacctgatgcaaaacgcccttcaggtagttgagggttggtgtcgccaatatggcctttcggttaatccgagtaaaacatctattgttcttttcacggaaaggcgaaaccgtaatggtgttcgacctttacgtctctttgattctgaaatcaatgtgactgaacaggtaaagtacgttggagttattcttgattccaagctttcctggacacctcacattgagttcagaatcaagaaagcttgtatggccttcgggcaatgccggcgtacttttggtacaacttggggtctaaaacccaagtatatcaaatggatttacacaactgtggttcagccaatattggcttatggatgtcttgtgtggtggcaaaagggtgaagtgagaacggtccaatcaaaattaggccatctccaaaggatgtgcttaatggcgatgtctggagcgttctcttcaactcctacggcagcgctagaagttctctttgacgttgccccactacacattcatctcaaacaagaagccctttcttgcacttaccggttacgggtactcggtctactagaggaaactcctgtgaaccgcagttcaacacacacctcgttgtttccacttttggtgaattgggacaaaattgtccttgctccaagtgatcttacaattgcttgtaattttccatataggacattttccacgaaattcccttcccgagaagagtggacatctggttatctggaaagatgtatttcagacggcatcgtatgttacactgatggctcccttctcgaaggtcgagcaggtgctggtgtttattctcgtgagctaaggctgtatcagtcttattcacttggtagacactgtaccgtttttcaggccgaaatctttgctcttatgtgcggagtgcaatcagcacttcagcagcacgtaatgggcaaagtaatatacttctgttcagatagccaggctgctattaaagcacttgcttcggccaactccaggtcgaagatagttatcgcttgtcgaactcaaatcgaggagctgaattcagcaaatgctgttcaccttctatgggtacctggtcattcttccatcgctggaaatgaattggctgatgagttagctcgctctggagcatcacatgacttcattggccctgagccagctattccgatatcgaagtgttggattaagcttcagattcacacctgggctgtcactcaacacagacaatattggaatagtttggagtcatgtcgtcaaaccaaattgtatagtgctgagccatctctacgggtggcgaagtatctaactaatctgtctaagcagaattgcagcatgctggtcaaagcattaactggccactgccgactcagctatcacatggcgaatattcagcaagctgattcatttgcctgtgatagctgtgaatccgattatggaacttcgtatcatttgatatgtaactgtccagttttcgcgcaactgcgtttccgagtattcggtaaacacttattaagtgaaactgacttcagaaacctgaatcttcaggatattctgttgttcttaacccgctgtggtaaagagctataggctctctttcgctttatgcgttattacagtgcccttttcagggcgctgtttgaacccattgtggtacgcttgtgcgttagtaccctcttccagggtatttttcctatttccctacctgtccctatccccatccaaatcctttttccttccttttccctcaggtagatgatgaaataggctgttattttggcgatggcacaaatgtcccaaatggaggataacgtgcctctggagccggccttctgatacctgataggtgcgggaagctgcgtacgcagctcaagcgtgggagttCCAGTCCACACCCgggcaagccagccggtgaagCGTGGAGCGTGGTTGCTGAAGACCGtcaaccaaaacaaaaaaaagagaACTGCCTGCAATTGAGGTGACTAAGCAGCAGCTtggctttgcgtccacgaagttgaATATCAGCCAGGACTTGAAAACGGCCTTGTATCGACTTCGGGTGTCGATTGATGAAgctaagcaggagcacgcggtactcgcgatgttgactgctgcagcagcggaagcTGTGAAGGAGAAAGTGCCAAAGTTTACCCAACcggaggccttctctttcgcAGGTAGTCCTGGAACAGTGGCGGATGCGGATGCTCATGACAAGCGTGACaagcagaagcgggcgaggtagccgtcaggtgaggagctgtctggcggtgcccgtaaGGCTAGGCGTATACTCGAAGGTCGGCAGCAATGCCGGTAAGTCgtaccccagccagggttcccgaaaagctgggaagggtgggcacGAAAAGGCTTTCCCGTCCCGGAAGGATGGgagcaaggggttgcgaccgttggtaggccctctgcagccacagagtagggcgaactaaGGGGAGGACCTCCCTTGGACTAAGGTGGAGCGGAGGAAGAGGAAGACGAAGCCGTCGGTAGTataggacgccaagccaaggcgcaggATAGCAGATGCCaaacgcgagaaaggcgacgcgacgcgctcgtcatcaaggtggaacagtccaagtactcggacgtcttgagggcgatgcgaagtgacgccaagctcgaggatctgggatccgacgtgcgcagtattagacgtactcgtacggacgagatgatcctggagctgaagcgcgagaagaatcacaagggcgccgcccacAAGAGGCCggtagaagaggtccttggcgagggatttttttttttttattcctgtttgggtttgtcactgcgaccagtttttagatctattgtgacattacccgtatccttagtgtagtgcatgtcgcattactcaattgccattgaggggcaataaagtatcgattttgatacagaaaacaaaacaagagtactgatattggccatgcatcggaaacctagcatcacccttgttttactgctaaattctccccaggtttaggacccgggttttaacattagcagcaatatcattccaataatgggacatgtgttcagtaataaggattctagtatgttccttgcgtactagcactttccagtcttcgaagagttagtacatacatggatccctaacccaatttgatttcctttgcattgagtttagcctcagatggtgaggtttttaactatatgcaaagtaaagttggtaaacttagttttattcaaagactggaagtcatcacaacaccagtagcaaggactaaatactataatgcctatacagtagacgttcggtcggtgcaaacggtttaactgcaatgctttttaactgcaagtccggtaagtgcaacaaatttgcagttatcgcaccgccaaacgtcaaaatggtgcgccatgttagccctaatgaacagtcgaatgaatttttcgttcattttacgtcaattgacggcttgttgacactgtcaggcgttgcagttatcgaatttttgttcgctaagtgaaacgtaaacatgttgcagttatcgaacgtctactgtaattatcagaacacatattccaaaattgaaaaataggacgacactagatttcggtttggtagatctaacaccgcaacgcaacccaaaaaggcgatctacccacgctacgggctccgttaaagatcgagcatgttttaaaccccctcaaccattcatccctcagcacgggtcgcctgacaccttggattggggttacctgtttggtggacttttacccccggaacaggtggtccgtaatgctattctaagccggcagctacacggagcTTGGCGAGGGattagaggtgagggctctcacacatgaggcgactctgagggtcaaagacctagacgaggtcaTCGAAGTGGGAGAGCTCGGCACGGCACTGCGGTAAccgtgcgaggtgcaggtggccgccgcagacgttaggctacggaaggggccagcagggacacagatagctttggctcggctacctgtggcggacatcAAAAAGTCCATTAAAGTAGAGCAGATAAAGATAGGCGGGTGCGTCTGACATTCCACCAGGACACAGGACAAGTCATAGCGGGGAAGCTactcgagaagatcatcctcaacagactaCATATGATGCGGTAgagtagagtgactggaagggagagtggcgtcatgctccgattttgacaggtctcctgctcgtttggaacgcgcgtttgtatggatttgacagcaaTTTCGACACATGAtctttgttccaattttgacattgacgccactctaagttaaaggcactctacggtagagatatcactccggatAACATTGTTGAAAGGGCGTGTACGacggcggacaagtgggactccgtcgTTTCATAAGTTAGATTTTATGAAAATCTTAAGTTTATTTAGCTGAGTGTACGTGACATTTATCAGTCACCCTGTACCCGTAGTTCATTCGGATGTCATTTTCgacatgtttttgttttgaaacaGCCTGTCGCATCGCCGCATCTGAAAAGTGTCTTGTTCCACTGAAAGTTATAAGATATAAACCAAATTTCTTTAATTTTGATAATCAATTTAACACAATTAATAGTTTAGAAAATTAGTGTTTGTTGTAATAACAGCCTTTGGTTTGGATAAAATAATGTCTTCCACATCGAAGCAAAAGGAGCAGAAACTGCGTAAGTATTCCGCCGACGGGGCAATTCGTTATACAAAAAAATGCTATTGATTAATACATATATTACTGTTAATAAGTAATTGTTAATTACATATGTTAATTTCCAGTCTCCATGATAAAGAAGAACTCCAACGTGCAGTTTCTGTCCGAGTTGCAGAAGATTACCCCGGACATGACCGGAAAGGATCTTACCGAAGAGCAGAAGATGGCCTTCATAGCCATGATGCGGATAGCGTGCGACCCCAAGGATAAGACCTGGTCCATCCGGAAGAAAAAATTGGACCGCAAGTGGACGGCTCGGGTCGAAGCGGCAGCCAAAGAGCGGAAGGAGATGAGAAAACAGCTCACCCGAGAAAGGGTGGTGGAGAAATCCGTCGAAGGGGAATCGAAAGATCG includes:
- the LOC109422042 gene encoding uncharacterized protein LOC109422042, which translates into the protein MSSTSKQKEQKLLSMIKKNSNVQFLSELQKITPDMTGKDLTEEQKMAFIAMMRIACDPKDKTWSIRKKKLDRKWTARVEAAAKERKEMRKQLTRERVVEKSVEGESKDRVEIKNETTTAREVVKKRESLKMKIKRMRAERRFPMQRERREDSSRRYGFIPPSQKKADIADYREA